The following are from one region of the Hymenobacter sp. YIM 151858-1 genome:
- a CDS encoding MerR family transcriptional regulator produces the protein MGQFSIKDLESLSGIKAHTIRMWEQRYGVLRPERTTTNIRTYCDADLRRLLNVATLCERGHRISQVASLTEQELCQAVAACCSDPHQYNPQITALLTATMDMDEPKLSYVIARAAKEIGFEQTMIHIVYPFLYRIGVLWQTGSLNPAQEHLASHLLRQKLLAAADALPAVDAETTTRWVLFLPEGELHELALLFMNYLLRVRRHHVLYLGQNLPISELAAVCKCYKPHYVSSVLTTVPERERLPQFLQALGTLCPTSEFVLYGPVVQSEAELPIRFRRVQRMTDFIALVQQLDVAEPLPAGAPTA, from the coding sequence GTGGGCCAGTTTTCAATCAAGGACCTGGAAAGCCTTTCCGGTATTAAAGCACATACCATCCGGATGTGGGAGCAGCGCTACGGCGTGCTGCGTCCTGAGCGCACAACCACCAACATCCGCACGTACTGCGATGCCGATTTGCGCCGCCTGCTGAACGTGGCCACGCTCTGCGAGCGGGGGCACCGCATTTCGCAGGTAGCCAGCCTTACCGAGCAGGAGCTGTGCCAGGCCGTGGCGGCCTGCTGCAGCGACCCGCACCAGTACAACCCGCAGATTACCGCCCTGCTTACGGCCACCATGGACATGGACGAGCCCAAGCTAAGCTACGTTATTGCTCGCGCAGCCAAGGAAATCGGGTTCGAGCAAACGATGATTCACATCGTGTACCCCTTTCTGTACCGCATTGGGGTGCTGTGGCAAACGGGCAGCCTGAACCCGGCGCAGGAGCACCTGGCCTCGCATCTGCTGCGGCAAAAGCTGCTGGCCGCCGCCGATGCCCTGCCTGCCGTTGATGCCGAAACCACCACCCGCTGGGTGCTGTTTTTGCCCGAAGGCGAGTTGCACGAGCTGGCCTTGCTGTTTATGAACTACCTGCTGCGCGTGCGCCGGCACCATGTGTTGTACCTGGGCCAAAACCTACCCATCAGCGAGTTGGCTGCTGTGTGCAAGTGCTACAAGCCGCACTATGTGTCGTCGGTGCTTACTACTGTGCCCGAGCGCGAACGGCTGCCCCAGTTTCTGCAAGCGCTGGGCACGCTGTGCCCCACGTCGGAATTCGTGTTGTACGGCCCGGTAGTGCAGTCCGAAGCCGAGCTGCCAATCCGCTTCCGCCGCGTGCAGCGCATGACCGACTTTATTGCCCTTGTGCAACAGCTCGATGTGGCTGAGCCCTTGCCAGCAGGCGCACCCACGGCCTAG
- a CDS encoding sterol desaturase family protein, which yields MTPLTGAALVVFTFLGMEFVAWFMHKFVLHGPLWFLHRSHHVRHPHRFERNDFFFLFYGGLSMLLMVYGGPAKDWRYWVGMGVAVYGTLYFFVHDVLIHRRLPFWKRTSNAYLRALNMAHKMHHKTTGRSGSQEFGLLWVSPKYFTLARRKPQARRAAAAQSHTT from the coding sequence ATGACTCCTCTGACTGGCGCGGCCCTGGTGGTCTTTACCTTTCTGGGTATGGAATTCGTGGCGTGGTTCATGCACAAATTTGTACTGCATGGCCCGCTGTGGTTTTTGCACCGCTCGCACCACGTGCGGCACCCGCACCGCTTCGAGCGCAACGACTTCTTTTTCCTGTTCTACGGCGGGTTATCGATGCTGCTGATGGTGTACGGTGGCCCCGCGAAAGACTGGCGCTACTGGGTGGGCATGGGCGTAGCCGTGTACGGCACGCTCTACTTTTTCGTGCACGATGTGCTCATTCACCGGCGCCTGCCTTTCTGGAAACGCACGAGCAACGCCTACTTGCGTGCCCTGAACATGGCACACAAAATGCACCATAAAACCACCGGGCGCAGCGGCAGCCAAGAGTTTGGCCTGCTGTGGGTGTCGCCCAAATACTTTACCCTGGCGCGCCGCAAGCCCCAGGCCCGGCGTGCCGCCGCCGCCCAAAGCCACACCACCTAA
- a CDS encoding enoyl-CoA hydratase/isomerase family protein: MEDMATQELEALQYIRYEASDAIGYITLNRPEKRNALSSELVTELKQAFEYAENDPHCKVVVLRAEGPAFCAGADLGYIQELQNFGYTDNLADSTHLMQLFHQIYTLKKIVIAQVQGHALAGGCGLATLCDFSFAVPEAKFGYTEVKIGFLPAIVSVFLLRKIGEARTKQLLLTGDVFPAEKAAAYNLINEVVPAEQLAEHVYRFARRLCVENSGQSMEITKEMIARIPELPLEESLRYAARLNAEARGSEDCRRGISAFLNKEKITWN, translated from the coding sequence ATGGAAGATATGGCTACCCAGGAGCTAGAAGCGTTACAGTACATTCGCTACGAGGCCAGCGATGCTATTGGCTACATCACGCTCAACCGGCCCGAAAAACGCAATGCCCTCAGCTCGGAGCTGGTAACCGAGCTGAAGCAGGCCTTCGAATACGCCGAAAACGACCCCCACTGCAAAGTGGTGGTGTTGCGCGCCGAAGGCCCGGCCTTTTGCGCCGGCGCCGACCTAGGCTACATTCAGGAGCTGCAGAACTTTGGCTACACCGATAACCTGGCCGACTCCACGCACCTGATGCAGCTGTTTCACCAGATTTACACGCTCAAGAAAATCGTGATTGCGCAGGTACAGGGCCACGCCCTGGCCGGCGGCTGCGGCCTGGCCACGCTCTGCGATTTTTCGTTTGCGGTGCCCGAGGCCAAGTTTGGCTACACCGAGGTGAAGATCGGCTTTCTGCCGGCCATCGTAAGCGTGTTCTTGCTGCGCAAAATAGGGGAGGCCCGTACCAAGCAGCTGCTGCTCACCGGCGACGTGTTTCCGGCCGAAAAAGCGGCGGCCTACAACCTCATCAACGAGGTAGTGCCCGCCGAGCAGCTGGCCGAGCACGTGTACCGGTTTGCCCGCCGCCTGTGCGTCGAGAATTCGGGCCAGAGCATGGAAATAACCAAGGAAATGATTGCCCGCATTCCGGAGCTGCCCCTCGAGGAAAGCCTGCGCTACGCGGCCCGGCTCAACGCCGAGGCCCGCGGCTCCGAAGACTGCCGCCGGGGCATTTCGGCCTTCCTCAACAAAGAAAAAATTACCTGGAACTAG
- a CDS encoding ComEC/Rec2 family competence protein codes for MAIRSTTIPWATHPAVRLVLALVLGIVIWFYWGASLPDLLPWLAAGVVLYLGANGWATKAGTSGAHDAAGLLALGVLVLAGTTVAQQATESRRPEHLYHQGPIEFYRAVVDDYTVVRPNTYATTLRVSAVRVAGQWRPALGGVRVSVPRYEAGVQEPRYGQVWLVRGAPAPAKAPLNPGEFDYRRYLGYHQIYHQQFVHPDQYRVLAVQPPSWLRHYSMQAAKQLEGVFRRYVTAKREFAIADALVLGLKDEVDSDTKQAYANTGTTHIMAVSGLQVGLLFGVLQLILGRFFGNTRGFRVWSAGVGLLVIWAYAFLTGLSASVLRAAVMFSFVAVARAMGRQSNMYNTLAVAAFCLLLYDPYLLVDVGFQLSFLAVLSIVYLQPRIAGWVDAQEWTARKIRPWQPRWQRKLLGGAGWVLDAVWQAVALSLAAQVATFPLGLFYFHQFPLSFLLSNLVAVPLSSLALYVGLGLQAVAFLAEGASQLTGLQALLWLPRGLGWVFEKLIWLFNEYIVWVGEAMPGALVTGIHLTPPQTWLLYLLIALLLAFAAWRRLVWLGAATVVLLGFSGSRVQADRRIAADTRLIIYSIPRRSALGLHEGASALIVTPDSLPLNHTEQTYRVLPGLIERGNRQVRYVAGWPPHLAVRHLGPGGPVLLSWHGRRVAFVSQRLWQGQRPVPVDVVVLRRNARVWPEQLRDTFGPRALVVFDSSCRSWYVARLLPQLQAAGMRVHDVTAQGAVVQRVGAASSGG; via the coding sequence ATGGCAATTCGCTCCACCACTATTCCGTGGGCCACGCACCCGGCGGTGCGGTTGGTATTGGCCCTGGTTTTGGGCATCGTCATTTGGTTTTACTGGGGCGCAAGCTTGCCCGATTTGCTGCCCTGGCTGGCCGCAGGCGTGGTGTTGTACCTAGGGGCCAACGGGTGGGCCACAAAGGCAGGCACCTCCGGGGCGCACGATGCCGCGGGGCTACTGGCCCTGGGTGTGCTGGTGCTGGCCGGCACCACCGTAGCCCAACAAGCCACCGAAAGCCGCCGCCCCGAGCACCTCTACCACCAAGGCCCCATCGAGTTTTACCGCGCCGTAGTCGATGATTACACGGTGGTGCGCCCCAATACCTACGCCACTACGTTGCGCGTTTCGGCGGTGCGGGTGGCGGGGCAGTGGCGGCCGGCTCTAGGTGGCGTGCGGGTATCGGTGCCCAGGTACGAGGCCGGGGTGCAGGAGCCGCGCTACGGCCAGGTGTGGCTGGTGCGCGGCGCCCCGGCTCCGGCCAAAGCGCCGCTCAACCCCGGCGAGTTCGACTACCGGCGCTACCTCGGCTACCACCAAATCTACCACCAGCAGTTTGTGCACCCCGATCAGTACCGCGTGCTGGCCGTGCAGCCGCCCAGCTGGCTGCGCCATTACAGCATGCAGGCCGCCAAACAGCTGGAAGGTGTTTTCCGGCGCTACGTTACGGCCAAGCGTGAGTTTGCCATTGCCGATGCCCTGGTGCTGGGCCTGAAAGACGAGGTGGACAGCGACACGAAGCAGGCCTACGCCAACACCGGTACCACGCACATCATGGCCGTTTCGGGGTTGCAGGTGGGCCTGCTGTTCGGGGTGTTGCAGCTGATCCTAGGTCGGTTTTTCGGCAACACGCGCGGGTTTCGGGTGTGGTCGGCAGGGGTGGGGCTGCTGGTAATTTGGGCCTACGCCTTCCTCACGGGACTGTCGGCCTCGGTGCTGCGGGCGGCCGTCATGTTCTCGTTTGTGGCGGTGGCGCGGGCCATGGGGCGGCAAAGCAACATGTACAACACGCTGGCGGTGGCCGCCTTCTGCCTGCTGCTCTACGACCCGTACCTGCTCGTCGACGTGGGGTTTCAGCTCTCGTTTCTGGCCGTGCTAAGCATCGTGTACCTGCAGCCGCGCATTGCCGGCTGGGTTGATGCGCAGGAGTGGACGGCCCGCAAAATCCGGCCGTGGCAACCGCGCTGGCAGCGGAAGCTGCTAGGTGGCGCGGGTTGGGTGTTGGATGCGGTGTGGCAGGCGGTAGCGCTTTCGTTAGCAGCACAAGTGGCCACGTTTCCGCTGGGCTTGTTCTACTTCCATCAGTTTCCGCTCAGCTTTTTGCTCTCCAACCTGGTGGCGGTACCCTTGTCGTCGCTGGCGCTGTACGTGGGCCTGGGGCTGCAAGCGGTGGCTTTTCTGGCCGAAGGCGCCTCGCAACTCACAGGCCTGCAGGCGCTGCTGTGGCTGCCACGGGGCCTGGGCTGGGTGTTCGAAAAGCTGATCTGGCTGTTCAACGAGTACATTGTGTGGGTAGGCGAGGCCATGCCGGGTGCCCTGGTGACAGGCATCCACCTCACGCCGCCGCAAACCTGGCTGCTGTATTTGCTGATTGCCTTGCTGTTGGCGTTTGCCGCGTGGCGGCGGCTGGTGTGGCTCGGTGCCGCTACGGTAGTATTGCTGGGGTTTTCGGGTAGCCGCGTGCAGGCCGACCGCCGCATTGCCGCCGATACGCGCCTGATCATCTACAGCATACCCAGGCGCTCGGCACTGGGCTTGCACGAGGGCGCTTCGGCCCTTATTGTCACGCCCGATTCGTTGCCACTCAACCACACCGAGCAAACCTACCGGGTGCTGCCGGGGCTTATCGAGCGGGGCAACCGACAGGTGCGCTACGTGGCCGGGTGGCCGCCGCATTTGGCCGTGCGCCACCTAGGGCCCGGCGGGCCGGTGCTCCTCAGCTGGCATGGCCGGCGGGTGGCCTTTGTCAGCCAGCGCCTGTGGCAGGGGCAGCGCCCCGTGCCGGTTGATGTGGTGGTGCTGCGCCGCAACGCCCGCGTGTGGCCCGAGCAGCTGCGGGACACCTTCGGACCTAGGGCCCTGGTGGTGTTCGATTCGTCGTGCCGCTCGTGGTACGTGGCGCGCCTGTTGCCGCAACTGCAGGCCGCAGGTATGCGCGTACACGATGTAACGGCGCAAGGTGCTGTCGTTCAGCGGGTAGGAGCTGCATCGAGCGGCGGTTAA
- a CDS encoding GNAT family N-acetyltransferase, which produces MITAHRITAPAELQQAFAIREKVFVEGQNVPRELEHDAHDQAGATHYLAQAADGTPCGAARWRRTEGGVKLERFAVLEEYRNQQVGSAILKAVLRDVQAMHPEATVYLNAQLRAVPFYERHGFEKVGEQFTEADIQHYKMEWRNPAAAGL; this is translated from the coding sequence ATGATTACCGCCCACCGCATCACCGCTCCCGCCGAACTTCAGCAGGCCTTTGCCATCCGCGAAAAGGTGTTTGTGGAAGGCCAGAACGTGCCGCGCGAGCTGGAGCACGATGCCCACGACCAGGCCGGCGCCACGCACTACCTGGCCCAGGCCGCCGATGGCACGCCCTGCGGCGCTGCCCGCTGGCGCCGCACCGAAGGCGGCGTGAAGCTGGAGCGCTTTGCCGTGCTGGAGGAGTACCGCAACCAGCAAGTGGGCAGCGCCATTCTGAAAGCCGTGCTGCGCGATGTGCAGGCCATGCACCCCGAGGCCACGGTGTACCTGAACGCGCAGCTGCGCGCGGTGCCCTTTTACGAGCGCCACGGCTTCGAGAAAGTAGGCGAGCAGTTTACCGAAGCCGACATTCAGCACTACAAAATGGAGTGGCGCAACCCGGCCGCCGCGGGGCTGTAG
- a CDS encoding PhoH family protein translates to MVEKVITLENVSLVDFLGPDNQNIRQLAAAFPGSKIISRGNEIKIQGQTAVIQRINDILSSLLEHYHQYGQVTDKTVAQYVGSSDEELEDARLASSPDVILFGAKGGIIKAKTANQQRLVDAVNKNDLVFALGPAGTGKTYISVALAVRALKNKEVKKIIISRPVVEAGESLGFLPGDMKEKVDPYLRPIYDALEDMLPPEKFKFYLENKTIEIAPLAYMRGRTLNHAFVLLDEAQNTTPSQLKMFLTRMGPNAKVMVNGDRSQVDLPTKIKSGLFQALDILQDVPGIGFVEMSAEDVVRHRLVKQIVMAYDKHDADQQRAQAERPVRPARYYQPGQRPTDSDGDDRPVQELPVNQEQA, encoded by the coding sequence TTGGTCGAAAAAGTCATTACGCTTGAGAACGTTTCGCTAGTCGACTTCTTGGGCCCCGACAACCAGAATATCCGCCAACTGGCGGCTGCCTTCCCCGGCAGTAAAATCATTTCGCGCGGAAACGAGATTAAAATCCAGGGCCAAACGGCCGTTATCCAGCGCATCAACGACATTCTTTCGTCGCTGCTCGAGCATTACCACCAGTACGGCCAGGTAACGGACAAAACCGTGGCGCAGTACGTGGGCTCGTCGGATGAGGAGCTGGAGGACGCACGCCTCGCCTCGTCGCCCGACGTGATTTTGTTTGGCGCGAAGGGGGGCATTATCAAAGCCAAAACGGCTAACCAGCAGCGCCTGGTTGATGCCGTAAACAAAAACGACCTGGTGTTTGCCCTCGGGCCGGCCGGTACGGGCAAAACCTACATTTCGGTGGCCTTGGCGGTGCGCGCCCTCAAAAATAAAGAGGTCAAGAAAATCATCATTTCGCGCCCCGTGGTAGAAGCCGGTGAGAGCCTGGGCTTTTTGCCCGGCGACATGAAGGAGAAAGTTGACCCCTACCTGCGCCCGATTTACGACGCGCTGGAGGACATGCTGCCGCCCGAGAAATTCAAGTTCTACCTCGAGAACAAGACCATCGAGATTGCGCCGCTGGCCTACATGCGCGGCCGCACCCTCAACCATGCGTTTGTGCTGCTCGACGAAGCCCAGAACACCACGCCTTCGCAGCTGAAGATGTTTCTGACGCGCATGGGCCCGAACGCCAAAGTGATGGTGAACGGCGACCGTAGCCAGGTAGACTTGCCCACGAAGATTAAATCGGGCTTGTTCCAGGCCTTGGATATTCTGCAGGATGTGCCCGGCATTGGGTTCGTGGAAATGTCGGCCGAAGACGTGGTGCGCCACCGCCTGGTAAAGCAGATTGTAATGGCCTACGACAAGCACGACGCCGACCAGCAACGCGCCCAAGCCGAACGCCCCGTGCGCCCGGCGCGCTACTACCAGCCCGGCCAGCGCCCCACCGACTCCGACGGCGACGACCGCCCGGTGCAGGAGCTGCCCGTAAACCAGGAGCAAGCCTAG
- a CDS encoding SAM hydrolase/SAM-dependent halogenase family protein, producing MGLITFLSDFGYRDHYVAAVKAQLLRLAPAAPVLDITHAIEPFNIAQAVHVLGSVFADFPAGTVHLIGVEDHGAGRRGWLAAAWRGHYFVAADNGILTLLTDGRPDDLVQLPQPAEWPASPTREVLAPAAAHLAQGGSLTDLGPLTTELYQLLNRQLRLQDHRITGHVVHVDHYGNLITNITRAAIEAVGHERPFSIHFARETVRHIAPHYQTADPGDAVCVFNSQGALCIGVNQGNASELLGLHFDSQVDVRFAQE from the coding sequence ATGGGCCTGATAACGTTCCTTTCGGACTTTGGCTACCGCGACCATTACGTGGCCGCCGTTAAGGCGCAGTTGCTGCGTTTGGCCCCGGCCGCGCCCGTGCTCGACATCACGCACGCCATCGAGCCCTTCAACATTGCGCAGGCCGTGCACGTGCTCGGGTCGGTTTTTGCTGACTTTCCCGCGGGCACGGTGCATCTGATTGGCGTTGAGGACCACGGCGCGGGCCGCCGCGGCTGGCTGGCGGCTGCGTGGCGCGGGCACTACTTTGTGGCCGCCGACAACGGCATCCTCACCTTGCTCACCGACGGCCGCCCCGACGACCTGGTGCAGTTGCCGCAGCCCGCCGAGTGGCCCGCCTCCCCCACCCGCGAGGTGCTGGCCCCCGCGGCCGCGCACCTGGCCCAAGGTGGCTCCCTTACCGACCTAGGGCCGCTCACCACCGAGTTGTACCAGCTGCTCAACCGCCAGCTGCGCCTGCAGGATCACCGCATTACCGGCCACGTGGTGCACGTCGACCACTACGGCAACCTCATTACCAACATCACCCGCGCTGCCATCGAGGCCGTGGGGCACGAGCGTCCCTTCAGCATCCATTTTGCCCGCGAAACCGTGCGCCACATTGCCCCGCATTACCAAACCGCCGACCCCGGCGACGCCGTGTGCGTGTTCAACAGCCAAGGCGCCCTGTGCATCGGCGTAAACCAGGGCAATGCCTCCGAGCTGCTCGGTTTGCACTTCGATTCGCAGGTCGATGTGCGGTTTGCGCAGGAGTAG
- a CDS encoding putative quinol monooxygenase: MLIRVVRLTFRPEAVPDFLQVFRASEDRIRQQPGCRHMELWQDADAPNVFCTYSHWDSAEHLDAYRQSALFGEVWPATKRLFAAPPVAFSVHPVTAQTAQLPPPDSVL; the protein is encoded by the coding sequence ATGCTCATTCGCGTTGTGCGCCTAACGTTCCGGCCCGAAGCCGTGCCGGATTTCCTGCAGGTGTTCCGGGCTTCCGAAGACCGCATCCGGCAGCAACCCGGCTGCCGCCACATGGAGCTGTGGCAGGATGCCGACGCCCCTAACGTGTTCTGCACCTACAGCCACTGGGATTCGGCCGAGCACCTCGATGCTTACCGCCAATCGGCCTTGTTTGGCGAGGTGTGGCCGGCCACCAAGCGGTTGTTTGCCGCCCCGCCCGTAGCGTTTTCCGTACACCCCGTAACGGCCCAAACCGCCCAGCTGCCACCCCCCGATTCGGTGCTGTAG
- a CDS encoding iron-sulfur cluster co-chaperone HscB C-terminal domain-containing protein, whose protein sequence is MQPDYFAFYGLPESFLPDEKALKTKYYALSREYHPDFHATAAPEQQQHMLELSTQNTNAYRTLSSYDQRLQYILQRHGLLEEGKQELPADFLMEVMELNEQLMELEFEPDAEVATRVQTEVNRIENEIETDIGPVLQGYAELPAEQRPAALQQVRTYYLKRRYLLRIRESLSKFATRS, encoded by the coding sequence ATGCAGCCCGACTACTTCGCCTTCTACGGCCTTCCCGAAAGCTTTTTGCCCGACGAAAAGGCCCTCAAAACAAAATACTACGCGCTCAGCCGCGAGTATCACCCCGACTTTCATGCCACGGCCGCGCCCGAGCAGCAGCAGCACATGCTGGAGCTCTCCACGCAAAACACCAATGCCTACCGCACCCTCTCGAGCTACGACCAGCGCCTGCAGTACATTTTGCAGCGCCACGGCCTGCTCGAAGAAGGCAAACAAGAGCTTCCGGCAGATTTTTTAATGGAAGTTATGGAGCTGAACGAGCAGCTGATGGAGTTGGAATTCGAACCCGATGCCGAGGTAGCAACGCGCGTGCAAACCGAGGTCAATCGGATTGAGAATGAAATAGAAACCGACATCGGGCCGGTGCTCCAGGGCTACGCTGAACTGCCCGCAGAGCAGCGCCCCGCCGCCCTGCAGCAAGTGCGCACGTATTACCTGAAACGCCGCTACCTCTTGCGCATTCGCGAAAGTCTCTCTAAGTTTGCTACCCGTTCCTGA
- a CDS encoding carboxylesterase family protein produces MSTLSPAQFHTPAGTIIGYYDGAVVRASGIRYARAERFKPPVDEPAAAAPIQATSPGPACPQVVDSLLNQALGPVLAGRTYSEDCLRLTVTAPADARPDEQLPVIVWIHGGSYVSGAGDLAFYDPAPLVSEQRVVAVAVTYRLGLFGFLGRADAPANLGLLDLMAALRWVQRNIAGFGGNPACVTLLGHSSGGDAAAHLMVAEGAAGLFRRVMLHSAPLGLAPNRSRMTQAMAAAIGSVAATASADEVLALEAKAWRAARWAGLKSGMPFGTQYGAYPLPPEAAVAQAWQSAATKIDVLIGATAEELRFFAVIDPKFRWIERVPLLGRTLTRQLVAEGSRRIYVAPAAAFAKRHAQAGGRAYLFNVTFSPRGSLFGAAHTIDLPLLFGTRETWEAVPLLGDVPWAEVAEAGRQVRQLWAAFARTGELPRQTEVPGVLELQRVQERAALLA; encoded by the coding sequence ATGTCCACGCTTTCTCCTGCTCAGTTCCATACGCCGGCCGGCACCATCATCGGCTACTACGATGGCGCAGTGGTGCGAGCCAGCGGCATCCGCTATGCCCGTGCCGAGCGTTTTAAGCCGCCGGTTGATGAGCCTGCTGCCGCCGCGCCTATTCAAGCTACCAGCCCAGGGCCGGCGTGCCCGCAGGTAGTCGATTCGCTGCTGAACCAGGCCCTAGGTCCGGTACTGGCCGGCCGCACCTACAGCGAGGATTGCCTGCGGCTGACCGTTACGGCACCAGCCGATGCACGCCCGGATGAGCAGCTACCCGTAATCGTATGGATACACGGCGGCTCGTACGTAAGTGGCGCCGGCGACCTGGCTTTCTACGACCCCGCTCCGCTCGTCAGCGAACAGCGGGTGGTAGCGGTTGCCGTTACCTATCGGCTGGGCCTGTTTGGCTTCCTGGGTCGGGCGGATGCGCCGGCCAACCTGGGCCTGCTCGACCTGATGGCGGCGCTGCGCTGGGTGCAACGCAACATTGCCGGCTTCGGCGGCAACCCGGCGTGCGTAACCTTGCTGGGGCACTCATCGGGTGGCGATGCGGCGGCGCACCTCATGGTTGCGGAGGGCGCTGCGGGGTTGTTCAGGCGCGTGATGCTGCACAGCGCACCGCTTGGCTTAGCGCCCAACCGCTCCCGCATGACGCAGGCCATGGCCGCGGCCATTGGCTCCGTTGCCGCAACCGCCAGTGCCGATGAAGTGTTGGCTTTGGAGGCAAAGGCCTGGCGGGCGGCACGGTGGGCGGGGCTGAAAAGCGGTATGCCCTTCGGTACGCAGTACGGTGCTTACCCGCTGCCACCCGAGGCAGCCGTGGCGCAGGCCTGGCAGTCGGCAGCAACCAAAATCGATGTGCTTATTGGCGCGACGGCCGAGGAGCTGCGCTTTTTTGCCGTCATCGACCCCAAGTTTCGCTGGATTGAGCGGGTGCCGCTGCTCGGCCGAACGCTTACGCGCCAGCTCGTAGCGGAAGGCTCGCGGCGCATCTACGTGGCTCCTGCAGCAGCTTTTGCCAAGCGCCATGCCCAGGCGGGCGGCCGGGCCTACCTGTTCAACGTAACGTTCAGCCCCCGCGGCAGTCTGTTCGGCGCCGCGCACACCATCGATTTGCCCTTGCTGTTTGGCACGCGCGAAACCTGGGAAGCGGTGCCGCTACTGGGGGATGTGCCTTGGGCAGAAGTTGCGGAAGCCGGCAGGCAGGTGCGCCAGCTGTGGGCCGCATTTGCCCGCACCGGTGAGCTGCCACGACAAACGGAGGTACCCGGCGTGCTGGAGTTGCAGCGCGTACAAGAACGCGCCGCGTTGCTCGCTTAA
- a CDS encoding M28 family metallopeptidase — MKNYLPILAAALGLLTACGTRPPSASSKVSTSPTEPPAFGAIREDELRRDLFELASDSLRESRAGREDELRAAVWVADRAREAGLEPAGADGTYFQFYPLRRVAVSADSRVQLNGQPVALWQDAWVTNPVEARLDGPVVWLNSMADTTKRDLRGKIVAMNLLPPTPLPAPKMSLWGFRYILSALGQQGTALRSKGVAGIVLVADATAEPQLGFVGFRYEDGTYNLPATTATPTPPAAPLLLVRQALGAQLRSKATLKANLGVDSYIYPSINVIARAPGTDPTLRAEHVLFSGHHDHDGVGPAMQGDSIWNGADDNATVSVAMLAIGRAWKLNPGRRSALFVWHGAEERGLLGSRWYAEHPTVPKNSIVAVLNGDMIGRNAPDSAALLGSVPPHRNSTALVNMALQANNQFTKFKLDNRWDDPRHPEGWYFRSDHLPYVRAGIPGLFFTTLLHPDYHTPRDEAARIDIAKLARMTRWMYATGWAVSNTPERPTVDAGAKLER, encoded by the coding sequence ATGAAAAACTACCTACCCATACTAGCCGCTGCGCTCGGCTTGCTGACAGCCTGCGGCACGCGGCCACCGAGTGCTTCCTCCAAGGTCAGCACCTCCCCTACCGAGCCGCCCGCGTTCGGTGCCATTCGCGAAGACGAGCTGCGCCGCGACTTATTCGAGCTGGCCAGCGACAGTTTGCGTGAAAGCCGCGCCGGCCGCGAAGACGAGCTACGTGCGGCCGTGTGGGTGGCCGACCGCGCCCGCGAAGCGGGCCTCGAGCCCGCCGGCGCCGATGGTACTTACTTTCAGTTTTACCCGCTGCGCCGCGTGGCCGTATCGGCCGATAGCCGGGTGCAGCTCAACGGGCAACCCGTGGCCTTGTGGCAGGATGCCTGGGTGACCAACCCTGTGGAGGCTCGCCTCGATGGCCCGGTGGTGTGGCTGAATTCAATGGCTGATACCACCAAGCGCGACTTGCGCGGCAAGATTGTGGCCATGAACCTGCTGCCGCCTACGCCGCTGCCCGCGCCCAAAATGAGCCTGTGGGGTTTCCGCTACATTTTGTCGGCCCTAGGTCAGCAGGGGACGGCGCTGCGCAGCAAGGGCGTAGCGGGCATTGTGTTGGTAGCCGATGCCACCGCCGAGCCGCAGCTGGGCTTTGTGGGTTTCCGCTACGAAGACGGCACCTACAACCTGCCAGCTACCACCGCTACACCTACTCCACCGGCTGCGCCCCTGCTGCTGGTACGCCAAGCCCTAGGTGCTCAGCTTCGCTCGAAGGCTACGCTTAAGGCAAACCTGGGAGTTGATAGCTACATCTACCCATCCATCAACGTAATAGCCCGCGCCCCGGGCACCGACCCCACGCTGCGCGCCGAGCACGTGCTGTTCAGCGGGCACCACGACCACGACGGCGTAGGCCCGGCCATGCAGGGCGACTCTATCTGGAACGGTGCCGACGACAACGCCACCGTGAGCGTAGCCATGCTGGCCATTGGGCGGGCCTGGAAGCTGAACCCCGGCCGCCGCTCGGCCCTGTTTGTGTGGCACGGCGCCGAAGAGCGCGGCCTGCTGGGTTCGCGCTGGTACGCCGAGCACCCCACCGTGCCCAAAAACTCAATTGTGGCCGTGCTGAACGGCGACATGATTGGCCGCAACGCGCCCGATTCGGCGGCATTGCTGGGCTCGGTGCCGCCGCACCGCAACTCCACGGCCCTGGTAAACATGGCCCTGCAAGCCAACAACCAGTTCACCAAATTCAAGCTCGATAACCGCTGGGACGACCCCAGGCACCCCGAGGGCTGGTACTTTCGCAGCGACCATTTGCCCTACGTGCGCGCGGGCATTCCGGGCTTGTTCTTCACCACCCTGCTCCACCCCGATTACCACACGCCCCGCGACGAAGCCGCGCGCATCGACATCGCCAAGCTCGCCCGCATGACGCGCTGGATGTACGCCACCGGCTGGGCCGTGAGCAACACCCCCGAGCGCCCCACCGTGGACGCCGGCGCGAAACTCGAACGTTAG